The Cloeon dipterum chromosome X, ieCloDipt1.1, whole genome shotgun sequence genome includes a window with the following:
- the LOC135946914 gene encoding forkhead box protein B1-like yields the protein MPRPSRESYGDQKPPYSYISLTAMAIWSSPEKMLPLSDIYRFIMDRFPYYRKNTQRWQNSLRHNLSFNDCFIKIPRRPDRPGKGAYWALHPSALDMFENGSFLRRRKRFKLKPKDMASTAVSQVVPPPPPPPPKTTPGSSWKNNFSIENIISASPSPPEASALQPPVAMPQPMLPPSFFCHQQFLQPLLAFHPALMAFSAAAAAAFSAPGMHMPLRPQPLALPPPLFGHGMLPYTPPQLLPPPRRPAAAADEEDAVSSASSDASLGSKSLEPDET from the coding sequence ATGCCGCGTCCGAGCCGAGAGTCGTACGGCGACCAGAAGCCGCCCTACTCGTACATCTCGCTGACGGCCATGGCCATATGGAGCTCGCCGGAGAAGATGCTGCCGCTGTCCGACATCTACCGCTTCATCATGGACCGCTTCCCGTACTACCGCAAGAACACGCAGCGCTGGCAGAATTCGCTGCGGCACAACCTGTCCTTCAACGACTGCTTCATCAAGATCCCACGGCGGCCGGACAGGCCCGGCAAGGGCGCCTACTGGGCGCTGCACCCCTCCGCGCTCGACATGTTCGAGAACGGCAGCTTCCTCCGACGCCGCAAGCGTTTCAAGCTCAAGCCCAAGGACATGGCGTCGACCGCGGTGTCACAGGTggtgccgcccccgccgcctccgccgcccaAGACCACCCCCGGCAGCAGCTGGAAGAACAACTTCAGCATCGAGAACATTATTTCGGCATCGCCATCGCCTCCGGAGGCATCAGCGCTGCAGCCCCCGGTGGCCATGCCGCAGCCCATGCTGCCCCCGAGCTTCTTCTGCCACCAGCAGTTCCTACAGCCGCTGCTCGCCTTCCACCCGGCCCTGATGGCCTTCTCCGCGGCCGCTGCGGCCGCCTTCTCCGCGCCGGGCATGCACATGCCGCTAAGGCCGCAGCCGCTGGCCCTGCCGCCCCCGCTCTTCGGGCACGGCATGCTGCCGTACACGCCGCCCCAGCTGCTGCCGCCCCCGCGCaggccggccgccgccgccgacgaggAGGACGCGGTCTCGTCCGCCTCGTCCGACGCCTCCCTCGGCAGCAAGTCTTTGGAGCCCGACGAGACGTGA